A stretch of Mus caroli chromosome 5, CAROLI_EIJ_v1.1, whole genome shotgun sequence DNA encodes these proteins:
- the Ficd gene encoding protein adenylyltransferase FICD — translation MILMPMASVVAVAEPKWVSVWGRFLWMALLSMALGSLLALLLPLGVVEEQCLAVLRGFHLLRSKLDRAQPVVLKCTSPCTELSVSSKDAGLLTVETKTSPAGKLEAKAALNQALEMKRQGKRGKAHKLFLHALKMDPGFVDALNEFGIFSEEDKDIIQADYLYTRALTISPFHEKALVNRDRTLPLVEEIDQRYFSVIDSKVKKVMSIPKGSSALRRVMEETYYHHIYHTVAIEGNTLTLSEIRHILETRYAVPGKSLEEQNEVIGMHAAMKYINTTLVSRIGSVTIDDMLEIHRRVLGYVDPVEAGRFRRTQVLVGHHIPPHPRDVEKQMQEFTQWLNSEDAMNLHPVEFSALAHYKLVYIHPFIDGNGRTSRLLMNLILMQAGYPPITIRKEQRSEYYHVLEVANEGDVRPFIRFIAKCTEVTLDTLLLATTEYSVALPEAQPNHSGFKETLPVRP, via the exons ATGATACTCATGCCAATGGCATCGGTGGTGGCGGTGGCCGAACCCAAATGGGTCTCCGTCTGGGGCCGTTTCCTGTGGATGGCGCTGCTGAGCATGGCTCTGGGGTCGCTGCTGGCTCTGCTGCTGCCGCTGGGAGTTGTGGAAGAGCAATGCCTGGCTGTGCTCAGAGGTTTCCACCTGCTAAGAAGCAAACTGGACCGGGCACAGCCTGTGGTTCTCAAGTGCACCAGCCCATGCACGGAGCTCAGTGTCTCCTCCAAGGATGCGGGGCTGCTGACAGTCGAGACTAAGACGTCTCCAG CAGGGAAGCTGGAAGCCAAGGCCGCCCTAAACCAAGCCCTGGAGATGAAGCGCCAAGGCAAGAGAGGGAAAGCCCACAAGCTCTTTCTGCACGCCCTCAAGATGGACCCCGGCTTCGTAGATGCACTGAATGAGTTCGGCATTTTCTCGGAAGAAGACAAGGACATCATCCAGGCTGACTACTTATACACCAGGGCCCTGACCATCTCGCCCTTCCACGAGAAAGCCCTGGTCAACCGGGATCGGACACTGCCCCTCGTGGAGGAAATTGACCAGAGGTACTTCAGCGTCATCGACAGCAAAGTGAAGAAGGTCATGTCCATCCCAAAGGGGAGCTCAGCGCTGCGCAGGGTCATGGAGGAGACCTACTACCACCACATCTACCACACGGTGGCCATCGAGGGCAACACCCTCACCCTCTCGGAGATCAGGCATATCCTGGAGACCCGCTACGCCGTGCCAGGGAAGAGCCTGGAGGAGCAGAACGAGGTAATCGGCATGCACGCGGCCATGAAGTACATCAACACCACCCTGGTCTCCCGCATTGGGTCTGTCACCATCGACGACATGCTGGAGATCCACAGGAGGGTACTGGGGTATGTGGATCCAGTGGAGGCAGGCAGGTTCCGGAGGACCCAGGTCCTGGTGGGCCAtcacatcccaccccacccccgggaTGTGGAGAAGCAGATGCAGGAGTTCACACAGTGGCTCAATTCAGAGGATGCCATGAACCTGCACCCAGTCGAGTTCTCGGCCCTGGCCCATTACAAACTGGTGTACATCCACCCTTTCATCGACGGCAACGGGAGGACCTCCCGCCTGCTGATGAACCTGATTTTGATGCAGGCGGGATACCCGCCCATCACCATCCGCAAGGAGCAGAGGTCCGAGTACTACCATGTACTGGAAGTTGCCAACGAGGGTGACGTGCGGCCTTTCATCCGCTTCATAGCCAAGTGTACGGAGGTCACACTGGACACGTTGCTCCTTGCCACCACCGAGTACTCGGTGGCGCTGCCAGAAGCCCAGCCCAACCATTCTGGGTTCAAGGAGACGCTCCCTGTGAGGCCCTAA